In the Candidatus Mycosynbacter amalyticus genome, one interval contains:
- a CDS encoding ATP synthase beta subunit C-terminal domain-containing protein → MNEQTNTTVYKKGVVRSLKGLVIKIQFTEDMPDINEMLYVDNELKSPLLVNSLANGDTALCLNIGGDYSIQKGDTVTRSGHSLEIPVGEQMIGRVWDAMGRPIDGKPQLDDATLATMPKRPIFAPAFQETSLEGRPDEVLDTGMKVLDFFTPFVKGRKIGIVGGAGVGKTVLTMEIINNVAEGSGAISMFAGIGERIREGHELYKTLGDNDLLKTTAMFFGQMNENPVQRSLIGLSAITLAEYFRDDMKKDVLLFADNMYRYIQAKNEVSTIIDQTPAEGGYQPTVFSDVKTFQDRLATNANGSITALQTIYVPADDLSDPAVQMIQHELDSTIVLSRAVAAQGIRPAVDILASKSSLLTPEIVGERHYDLATRATAILQKYESLKGIIAIIGESELSAEDREDYNNAKALIEFFKQRFNVMEKVTGVPGEHMTREQTLDGVEAIIGKTPDKATESEEAAASETPAPAEATVPSTTEPAEEGK, encoded by the coding sequence ATGAACGAACAAACCAACACTACTGTCTACAAAAAAGGCGTTGTCCGTAGCCTCAAAGGTCTCGTGATCAAGATCCAATTCACAGAGGATATGCCCGATATCAACGAAATGCTCTACGTTGACAACGAGCTCAAGTCGCCACTGCTCGTCAACAGCCTAGCAAATGGCGATACGGCGCTCTGTCTCAATATTGGCGGTGACTACAGTATCCAAAAAGGCGACACCGTAACCCGCAGCGGCCATAGCCTCGAGATTCCCGTGGGTGAGCAGATGATCGGCCGCGTCTGGGATGCTATGGGGCGTCCTATCGATGGTAAGCCGCAGCTCGACGATGCCACGCTCGCCACTATGCCCAAGCGCCCTATCTTCGCCCCAGCGTTTCAGGAGACAAGCCTAGAGGGGCGTCCAGACGAAGTGCTCGACACTGGTATGAAAGTGCTCGATTTCTTCACGCCATTTGTCAAAGGCCGCAAGATTGGTATCGTCGGTGGTGCTGGCGTGGGCAAGACAGTGCTTACGATGGAGATTATCAACAACGTCGCCGAAGGCTCCGGTGCCATCTCTATGTTCGCCGGTATTGGTGAGCGTATTCGCGAAGGACACGAACTCTACAAGACGCTTGGCGACAACGACCTGCTCAAGACTACGGCCATGTTCTTCGGTCAGATGAACGAAAATCCGGTACAACGTTCGCTCATTGGACTCAGCGCTATCACACTTGCCGAATACTTTCGCGACGACATGAAGAAGGATGTACTGCTGTTCGCCGACAATATGTACCGTTACATCCAAGCAAAGAACGAGGTGAGTACCATCATCGACCAGACGCCGGCCGAGGGTGGCTACCAACCAACCGTGTTTAGTGACGTCAAGACATTTCAGGATCGCCTAGCGACCAATGCCAACGGCTCGATTACCGCTCTGCAGACCATCTATGTACCGGCCGACGACCTGTCCGATCCGGCGGTGCAGATGATCCAGCACGAGCTCGACAGTACCATCGTGCTGAGTCGTGCGGTAGCGGCGCAGGGTATTCGTCCAGCCGTCGATATCTTGGCGTCCAAATCCAGCCTGCTCACGCCAGAGATTGTGGGCGAGCGCCACTACGACCTCGCCACCCGTGCTACGGCAATCTTGCAGAAGTACGAGTCACTCAAAGGCATCATCGCCATTATCGGTGAGTCCGAGCTCTCGGCCGAAGACCGCGAAGATTACAATAATGCCAAAGCACTAATCGAGTTTTTCAAACAGCGTTTCAACGTGATGGAGAAGGTAACTGGTGTACCTGGCGAACACATGACGCGTGAGCAGACGCTCGATGGTGTCGAAGCGATTATCGGTAAAACTCCCGACAAAGCTACTGAGTCAGAGGAAGCTGCCGCGTCTGAAACACCTGCTCCAGCAGAAGCCACCGTGCCATCTACCACCGAGCCTGCGGAAGAGGGTAAATAG
- a CDS encoding F0F1 ATP synthase subunit delta — protein MTEAVARNHQTFVLPPSVVSKLDVSRLVSEVERIDAELTATAVRAKAGVVAQPDLVVSEQLTDFLKLNGMSITQNSQERATLIKELQLLKDGAPVMHMTFAVEADRDSLSQLAAWLRTSVHPQAVISAGLQPALVAGVYLRTPNKVLDMSLRGALAGSHDVLVKELETYRAGR, from the coding sequence ATGACGGAAGCGGTAGCGAGAAATCACCAGACATTTGTGTTGCCACCGAGTGTGGTGAGCAAACTTGATGTATCGCGGCTTGTGAGTGAAGTCGAGCGGATTGATGCCGAGCTTACGGCTACAGCTGTGCGCGCAAAAGCTGGGGTCGTGGCGCAACCAGATCTCGTAGTAAGTGAACAATTGACAGATTTTCTCAAACTCAACGGCATGAGTATTACCCAGAACAGCCAGGAGCGTGCGACGCTGATCAAGGAGCTGCAGCTACTCAAAGATGGGGCGCCTGTGATGCATATGACTTTCGCTGTCGAAGCGGATCGTGATAGCTTGAGTCAGTTGGCTGCGTGGTTACGCACCTCGGTTCATCCGCAGGCAGTTATTTCTGCTGGACTGCAGCCAGCACTCGTCGCGGGTGTGTATTTGCGTACACCAAACAAAGTGCTCGACATGAGTCTGCGTGGAGCGCTGGCGGGCAGCCATGATGTACTTGTAAAGGAGCTGGAGACGTACCGTGCAGGGCGCTAA
- a CDS encoding sodium-transporting two-sector ATPase, translated as MQGAKFFEKLVASGNPVGEIIGIDSFMVSVRGLQPTNVHATVRFEDDTRGYVHQVFEDHVMVMKLDPSPLHVGNVCVIEKRDIMTPVGKNFIGRVINVFGEPIDGKGPIEADQEWDVFHKAPALYERELLDTPVETGITILDLEYSLARGQRMAMLGDSKVGKTALAASVAINQKNTDITVVYVLIAKRQRDVAELVNNLEKNDALKKAIVIVTNSFESLILTYLVPYVGAAHGEYFWHQCNMDTLMIYDDLTAHAQAYREISLIAGVSPGRDSYPGDMFYTHSSLLERGGKTESNHASQTLIPIVYAPGGDITAYLPTNIMSITDGQWILDGKIFKDTMRPAVSTALSVTRVGGVGQNKRQKGLADKLNLTLAGYRTAEEYAHFGTELSPQAQADYDKGKVLFKLMNQAIGETYSFAEQQFIMSIVLESAPEEIINVDKLKERVHEYAAKFSEDKDMNGNFDELAAQLKAEVMTIDEAKKAAIEKAAKAEAEKQRQTEEAEAADKAEKAAEQKSAEEKKS; from the coding sequence GTGCAGGGCGCTAAGTTTTTCGAAAAACTGGTGGCATCTGGCAATCCTGTCGGTGAAATTATCGGTATCGATTCGTTCATGGTGAGTGTGCGCGGCCTGCAGCCGACCAACGTGCATGCTACTGTACGCTTTGAAGACGACACGCGCGGTTATGTGCACCAGGTATTCGAAGACCATGTCATGGTTATGAAGCTCGATCCATCGCCGCTGCATGTCGGCAATGTCTGTGTCATCGAAAAGCGCGATATCATGACACCAGTGGGCAAAAACTTCATCGGTCGTGTCATCAATGTGTTTGGTGAGCCGATCGACGGCAAGGGTCCGATCGAGGCCGACCAGGAATGGGATGTGTTTCATAAAGCGCCAGCGCTCTACGAGCGAGAGCTACTCGATACTCCGGTAGAAACGGGCATCACTATTCTCGACTTAGAATACTCGTTGGCGCGTGGTCAGCGTATGGCTATGCTCGGCGACAGCAAAGTGGGCAAGACTGCTCTGGCGGCGTCGGTGGCGATCAACCAGAAAAACACTGACATCACTGTCGTCTATGTGCTTATCGCCAAACGTCAGCGCGACGTGGCTGAACTCGTGAATAATCTCGAAAAAAACGACGCCCTCAAAAAGGCGATTGTGATCGTCACCAACTCCTTTGAATCACTTATCCTTACCTACCTAGTGCCGTATGTTGGTGCAGCACATGGTGAGTATTTCTGGCATCAGTGCAATATGGATACTCTCATGATTTACGACGATCTTACAGCTCACGCGCAGGCCTACCGTGAAATCTCGCTGATCGCCGGCGTGAGCCCAGGGCGCGACTCGTATCCGGGCGATATGTTCTACACGCACTCGAGTTTGCTGGAACGCGGCGGCAAGACGGAATCAAATCACGCCTCACAAACACTCATCCCGATCGTGTACGCGCCGGGCGGTGATATCACGGCGTATTTGCCGACCAACATCATGTCTATCACGGACGGTCAATGGATTTTGGATGGCAAGATATTCAAAGATACTATGCGACCAGCTGTGTCGACTGCACTATCGGTGACGCGTGTGGGTGGCGTTGGCCAAAACAAGCGCCAAAAAGGCCTAGCCGACAAGCTCAATCTCACGCTCGCTGGCTATCGTACTGCCGAAGAATACGCCCACTTTGGTACCGAGCTGAGCCCGCAGGCGCAGGCCGATTACGACAAAGGTAAGGTGCTATTCAAACTTATGAACCAAGCAATTGGTGAGACGTATAGTTTTGCTGAGCAGCAGTTCATCATGAGTATTGTGCTCGAGAGCGCACCAGAGGAGATTATCAACGTCGACAAACTCAAAGAGCGTGTCCATGAGTATGCAGCCAAGTTCTCCGAAGACAAGGACATGAATGGTAATTTTGACGAGCTGGCCGCACAGCTCAAGGCCGAAGTGATGACGATCGACGAAGCGAAGAAAGCGGCAATCGAGAAAGCCGCCAAAGCCGAGGCAGAGAAACAACGTCAGACCGAAGAGGCCGAAGCCGCCGACAAGGCAGAAAAAGCTGCAGAGCAGAAGTCAGCCGAGGAGAAGAAGTCGTGA
- a CDS encoding Hsp20/alpha crystallin family protein encodes MSNLVRWDPFAELTALQKQFFGDDWASQLKGVTIPTTDVFTKDNNLIVEAHLPNFEQKDINIEVENGALVISAERHEKEEDKGKQYVVRESSSSFYRRIALPKRADAEKIEAHLDDGVLKVSVPLTPLPEPKKIAISAKKK; translated from the coding sequence ATGAGTAATCTCGTAAGATGGGATCCGTTTGCAGAGCTAACTGCACTACAAAAGCAGTTCTTTGGTGATGATTGGGCTTCTCAACTAAAGGGTGTGACAATCCCTACTACAGATGTCTTCACAAAAGACAATAACCTTATTGTTGAAGCACATCTGCCAAACTTCGAACAAAAGGATATAAATATCGAAGTTGAGAATGGCGCTTTAGTCATTAGTGCTGAAAGGCATGAAAAAGAAGAGGACAAAGGCAAACAGTATGTTGTGCGTGAGAGTTCGAGTAGCTTTTATCGCCGTATAGCCCTTCCTAAGAGAGCAGATGCTGAGAAGATCGAAGCACATCTCGATGATGGGGTATTGAAGGTTAGCGTACCGCTTACACCACTTCCTGAACCAAAGAAAATTGCTATTTCTGCGAAGAAGAAATAA
- a CDS encoding F0F1 ATP synthase subunit gamma produces the protein MRRPLEIKAEEASVRSVVSLTSALETLSSMQIAKTKNKVLISNQFFDEVWNIYKQIRVDVLFNFGRAPEEVPIDKELLILITAKGGLSGDIDQKLIRKVLAHYDEHLNDVLVIGHHGALKLKQSHIDATYYFELPEKDYINVDPLMDIIKKYARSRIFYQNYISLSQQEIKDVDLSEVVSSKGRVADLDTLTDEHVSEKTHIFEPSSYAVAAYLEQSILRLTISQFIYDSRLAQVASRFKAMSAAKERSIDNANELHTEYNRSKRNQVDTRLKESLAGLKKIRAGGAEA, from the coding sequence GTGAGGCGCCCTCTCGAAATCAAAGCTGAAGAAGCCTCCGTACGCTCCGTCGTCAGTCTTACTTCTGCGCTTGAGACATTGAGTAGTATGCAGATTGCCAAGACCAAAAACAAGGTGCTGATTAGCAATCAGTTTTTTGATGAAGTCTGGAATATTTACAAACAAATTCGTGTCGATGTGCTGTTCAACTTCGGGCGCGCACCAGAAGAAGTGCCGATTGACAAAGAACTGCTCATCCTCATCACCGCAAAAGGTGGCCTGAGCGGTGATATCGACCAGAAACTCATCCGCAAAGTGCTGGCACACTACGACGAACATCTCAACGATGTGCTAGTGATTGGCCACCATGGTGCACTCAAGCTCAAACAGTCACACATCGATGCTACCTACTATTTTGAATTGCCAGAGAAAGACTATATCAATGTCGATCCGCTCATGGATATCATCAAAAAGTACGCCCGTAGTCGCATCTTTTACCAAAACTATATCTCACTGAGTCAGCAGGAGATCAAGGATGTGGATCTAAGCGAGGTCGTCTCTAGCAAAGGTCGCGTCGCCGATCTCGATACGCTTACAGATGAGCATGTCAGCGAGAAGACGCACATCTTTGAACCGAGCTCCTACGCAGTTGCAGCGTACCTAGAGCAGTCGATCTTGCGCCTCACGATCTCGCAGTTTATCTACGACAGTCGCCTGGCGCAGGTAGCGAGTCGTTTCAAAGCCATGTCCGCCGCCAAAGAGCGTTCGATCGATAACGCAAACGAACTTCATACCGAATACAACAGGTCCAAGCGCAACCAAGTCGATACTCGCCTCAAAGAGTCGCTGGCCGGACTGAAGAAGATACGCGCCGGAGGAGCAGAAGCATGA